CATATATTGGATTTACAGACGATATAAAAAGACGAATAAAAGAACATCGAAATAAAAAGGTAAAAACTACAAGAGACTTTGGTAATTTTAAAGTATTCATTCTGGAAAATATTCAAAATGAAAATGAGATAGAAATTAGAGAAAAATATTGGAAGTCTTGTGCGGGGAGAAAGAAACTTAAAAAATTATTTGAAAAGTACATAGATAATGCCGCCATCGTCTAGTGGTCTAGGACATCAGATTCTCATTCTGAAGATCGCGGGTTCGACTCCCGCTGGCGGTACAAAAATTTTAGTATAATCTTAATCCCGCTGGATAGCGGGACGAATCCCATACGCGGTACAAATTTAAAAATCCCCACTCGATTTTGAGTGAGGATTTTTCTGTTTTACTTTGCGGAAGAGATTTCGCTGGCAAAGGCCTCCATGCTTTTGATTATTTTTCGGGAATCTTTTTCTCTAAAAGTGATTGTCTCGAAAGCAGGATGATTTTTTACTCTCACCTCAACTATGAAGTAATTTTCATAAATACAGGTACCGTCCATTCCAATTCTAATTGATATTTGCTGGAGGCCTAGTTTATCTTTGAAAATATGCCGGGCAGTGTAGTACAAGTTCTTTCTCGCTTTATTCAATCGCTCTTTTTCTGTGTCCAGCCGTCTTTCCATTTCATTGAAAACCTCTATCAAGATGTTTGAGGTTACGGAAAGTCCTTGTTCGCCAACTGTTAATATGTGATCCTTTATTATCTTAAGAAGACGCGGTTGTACTGCTTTTTCAATGTGTTTGATGTGCTGGTGATTTCTGAAATTTTTAAATAATTCCAAAATATCCAGACAGGCAAAACTCATTCTCAGCACTTCCTTTTTTGAGTTAATGATTTCAATGTGAAAGCTGGTTTTTTCCTTGCCTAACCCTTTCCTTGAAAGAATTTGCATCTTGCTGTTCCAGTATCTTCTGGCTTGGGTAACCCTTTCAAAAAAGTCGTGCGTTTCACCGGCGATTTTCTCCTCCTTTTTTACGGTCATAAACCCTCCTTTATGTATTGTTTTTTAAGAAACAAACTCTATGATAGCCGAAAACGTTATTCTTGTCAACCGCTGATATTTATTATAACATCATAGATAGTCATAGAATAACAAGTCAACACTTTAATTTTAATGGATGCCAAAAAGTCACTAGCCGAATTCAAGAAGGAAATTGACGTCGAAATTGAGGAGTATCTTGATAAGGTCATACGAGAATCCCGCAAGAGAGACGCTTTAACAACCGAGACGCTTCGCCATGTCAAAAAAATAGTTCTGGCTGGGGGAAAACGGCTTCGTCCGGCTTTGATGTATTGGGGCTACATCGCGGCGGGAGGCCGGGAGCGGAAAAAAATTATCAAAACAGCAGTAAGCATTGAACTTATTCACCTGTTTCTTCTTATTCATGATGATATTATTGATCGTGACTGCAAACGCCATGGAATAAACACTATAAATTTTGAGTATGAAAAACTGGGGAAGAAACTCTTTCCCGGAAGTGACAGCAAACACTTTGGAAACTCCGTTGCTATCATTGTCGGCGATATGGTCGGGGCGCTGGGAAACCAGATTATTTTCAATTCAGGATTCAGTTCCCGGCTAATAATGAAGGCTCTTTCTCGTCTTCAGTCAATAGTTTCTTTAACAGTTGTTGGTCAAGCTAAGGATATTTATCTTGAGTACCGGCGGAAGGCCTCGGAAAAAGAAATTCTGGAGATGTACGAGTATAAGACGGCTAAATACACGATGGAAGGTCCGCTTCATTTAGGAGCGATTTTAGGCGGGGGTGATGAAAAAATTTTGCAGGGCTTGAACAAATTTGCGGTGCCGGTGGGAATTGCTTTTCAAATTCAGGACGACATCCTTGGAGTGTTTGGATCGGAAAAAAAATTAGGAAAAGCGGTAGGATCAGACATTCAAGAAGGCAAGCAAACATTGCTCGTTGTCAAAGCGAAAGAGAAGGGCAGCCAGGCGCAAAGGAAAAAAATCAGCGAGTTGCTGGGTAAAAATGATATAACTCTCAAAGACATTCGGTATTTTCAGGAAATAGTCAAAGATACAGGCTCTCTTGAATACGCCCAAAATCTGGCAAAAAAACTTATTCTTCAGGGAAAGCGGGAATTAGAAAAAATAGAAGTTAAAAAAGAAGCAAGAGAATTTTTGGCGGGAATAGCGGAATATATGGTAAGCCGAGAAATTTGATGAAAAATGTAATGAATAATAAAATCAAAATGCAAAATGCAAATATCAAAATGACATATCAAAATGCAAAAATAATCAATCCCTTTTTAATTTTACATTGCCATTTTGATTTTTGATATTTGATTTTTTAATTTCTAACATGATAAATCGAAAAAAAACTAAAGTTATACAAATTGGCTGCGTAAAGATAGGTGGAAGCAATCCAATTGCCGTTCAATCAATGTGCAATACCGACACACGGGACGTCAAAAAAACAGTAGCGCAGATAAAGCAGCTGGAAAAAGCGGGCTGTGAAATCATCCGGGTGGCGGTTCCGGATATGACGGCGGCGAAAGCTATCGGAAAAATAAAAAAGGGAATTAATATTCCGCTGGTGGCTGACATTCATTTTTCGGCAGACCTCGCATTAGAGGCAATCAGGCAGGGAATTGACAAACTCCGGATCAATCCCGGAAATATCGGTTCAGAGGAAAAAATCCGAAAAGTTGTTCTGGCGGCCAAAAAGAAAAAAATTCCCATTCGCATCGGAGTTAACGCCGGCTCTTTGGAAAAAGATATTTTAGCCAAATACAGGGGAAAAGTAACTGCCCAGGGAATGGTAGAGTCCGCCTTGCGTCATATCAGAATTTTAGAGAAATATAATTTTCGCGACATTGTAATATCTCTCAAGGCCTCGGACATTGAACGCACTGTCAAGGCCTATCGGTTATTATCAAAGAAAGTGGATTACCCGCTTCATATCGGGGTGACCGAGGCAGGAACGGTTTTCCGTGGT
This window of the Candidatus Moraniibacteriota bacterium genome carries:
- the ispG gene encoding flavodoxin-dependent (E)-4-hydroxy-3-methylbut-2-enyl-diphosphate synthase; amino-acid sequence: MNRKKTKVIQIGCVKIGGSNPIAVQSMCNTDTRDVKKTVAQIKQLEKAGCEIIRVAVPDMTAAKAIGKIKKGINIPLVADIHFSADLALEAIRQGIDKLRINPGNIGSEEKIRKVVLAAKKKKIPIRIGVNAGSLEKDILAKYRGKVTAQGMVESALRHIRILEKYNFRDIVISLKASDIERTVKAYRLLSKKVDYPLHIGVTEAGTVFRGTIMSSIGLGMLLAEGIGDTLRVSLTADPTEEVRVGWEILKSLGIRKRGITVTSCPTCGRTEIDLITLAKKVEAEMANFDKSLHVAVMGCVVNGPGEAREADLAIVGGHGVGLICKKGVIIKKVDEKDLLEEFLKEVKKF
- a CDS encoding GIY-YIG nuclease family protein yields the protein MRYVIYWLVSENKKKTYIGFTDDIKRRIKEHRNKKVKTTRDFGNFKVFILENIQNENEIEIREKYWKSCAGRKKLKKLFEKYIDNAAIV
- a CDS encoding polyprenyl synthetase family protein, with protein sequence MDAKKSLAEFKKEIDVEIEEYLDKVIRESRKRDALTTETLRHVKKIVLAGGKRLRPALMYWGYIAAGGRERKKIIKTAVSIELIHLFLLIHDDIIDRDCKRHGINTINFEYEKLGKKLFPGSDSKHFGNSVAIIVGDMVGALGNQIIFNSGFSSRLIMKALSRLQSIVSLTVVGQAKDIYLEYRRKASEKEILEMYEYKTAKYTMEGPLHLGAILGGGDEKILQGLNKFAVPVGIAFQIQDDILGVFGSEKKLGKAVGSDIQEGKQTLLVVKAKEKGSQAQRKKISELLGKNDITLKDIRYFQEIVKDTGSLEYAQNLAKKLILQGKRELEKIEVKKEAREFLAGIAEYMVSREI